From the Solanum lycopersicum chromosome 10, SLM_r2.1 genome, one window contains:
- the LOC101243944 gene encoding BTB/POZ domain-containing protein FBL11 isoform X1, which translates to MESDVDTADGETVILNCIDSNESRLDGDREEIVISTAEVSRWDLTLLGHRSIIKIKANRQRLIRQSSYFHGLLSGSFSESCCDSISIHWDMESLLSMLQFIFGCSLDLTSENFLPLYEAALFFGVDKLLLVCRSWLDYVTSEVRIWPPELCLEDLVHIWDYGRENAIDFIPQLTGYLASNFIWMASCDSFHNVPFELLLTCVKQPCLTVDSEKHLCDAILLWLAANTNPSDRLSSTGDARLEILTEIRTSLLSLPFAAVKRRCPFFSKFAERSVVAICSLAASRSFILADILGGGDCNQLRIRLTEYTKILDLSGCPQINLPLLLLNMLPCSYYLDKLLMKKLNQLSLKLERHADISRISWETFPVLTFEAVQVVDVSNCPMLHLEAAIEFFSKSFPSLTTLKAAYILTFRTMKLYQLLQRCPLLSDIDLTVDSTPVIPAKVSVISSFPAVMLQISTSPNDETCPDVPVFHFSRQLSNITKLILEGRTDIYDSDLQNIAECCPSLCCINLNACTSITDSGISILVLKCVELHSIFACDTSFGHNCVLSLRRNISRLDAVAMKMADDTNSLAYKLQILHIGGCKGINENSLLELISQTQSIRSLCLRETQLVNNSLYKFPGSSLEMLDVSDTKVSCGAVGHVVRGNPLLKCLIARGCRHLLQEENYILGNSPVLYYELGKSCNLEEISLGWGFSFFSLEALRPAIKMLRTFIVGLGGSLGEDGLKLVPTFCPWLETLILYFQVVSDSVVRNILETLKNLQVLALCYCFGEISSLSFQSSAPRLRKLKLERVSTQMTNDDLLILSRNCMNLTELSLVGCKRLNSESQDTISNGWPGLISLHLEDCGEVTAQGVTSLMNCQALEDLLLRHNGLGIDRNFIIRAASRMPLLRKVAVDVCDAKDGDFDLPDFPDRNFLCILKIARCNLKRRSFGSTKSGTCTTPVHAETLILTWDSRKLSRTVVKERL; encoded by the exons ATGGAGTCCGACGTCGATACTGCCGACGGCGAGACAGTAATTCTCAACTGTATCGACTCCAACGAGTCCAGACTAGACGGAGATCGCGAAGAGATTGTCATTTCAACAGCTGAAGTCAGTCGATGGGACTTAACATTACTTGGCCATCGCTCAATCATTAAAATCAAAGCTAATCGGCAAAG GCTCATTCGACAGTCTTCGTACTTTCATGGACTATTGAGTGGAAGCTTCag TGAATCTTGTTGTGACTCTATATCTATTCATTGGGACATGGAGTCACTTCTGAGTATGTTGCAATTTATCTTTGGATGCTCATTAGACCTTACTTCAGAAAACTTCCTTCCATTGTATGAG GCTGCATTATTTTTTGGAGTGGACAAGCTTCTTTTGGTTTGTCGAAGTTGGCTGGACTACGTAACATCTGAAGTCAGGATTTGGCCTCCTGAATTGTGTTTAGAAGATTTGGTCCATATCTGGGATTATGGTAGAGAGAATG CAATTGATTTTATTCCACAGCTGACTGGTTATCTGGCGAGTAACTTT ATATGGATGGCATCCTGCGACTCATTTCACAATGTCCCTTTTGAATTGTTGCTTACCTGTGTAAAGCAACCTTGTTTGACAGTAGATAG TGAGAAGCATCTTTGTGATGCTATTCTACTATGGCTTGCCGCTAACACCAACCCATCTGATCGTTTGAGCTCCACTGGTGATGCTCGCCTTGAAATTCTAACAGAG ATCCGTACTAGCCTTTTATCATTGCCGTTTGCTGCTG TGAAACGAAGATGCCCCTTCTTCTCAAAGTTTGCAGAAAGAAGTGTGGTTGCTATCTGTAGTTTAGCTGCCTCCCGTTCCTTTATCTTAGCAGACATTCTTGGAGGTGGTGACTGTAATCAGCTCAGGATCCGCTTGACTGAATATACTAAG ATATTGGACCTTTCAGGCTGCCCACAAATTAATCTGCCTCTTCTTCTCCTAAACATGCTTCCCTGTTCCTATTATTTGGACAAATTGCTGATGAAGAAGCTTAATCAGCTTTCACTCAAACTTGAGCGCCATGCGGATATATCTCGGATTTCATGGGAAACATTCCCTGTTTTGACTTTTGAAGCAGTGCAAGTAGTGGATGTTTCAAATTGTCCTATGCTGCATCTTGAAGCTGCCATTGAGTTCTTTTCCAAGTCATTTCCATCCCTAACAACATTAAAAGCTGCTTATATTTTGACCTTCAGGACAATGAAGCTGTACCAATTGTTACAGAGATGTCCACTACTCTCAGACATCGATCTAACAGTGGACAGTACTCCTGTAATACCAGCAAAGGTCTCAGTTATATCTTCATTTCCTGCTGTGATGCTGCAGATATCAACATCTCCCAATGATGAGACATGTCCTGATGTACCAGTATTTCACTTTTCTAGGCAGCTCTCGAATATTACAAAACTCATATTGGAGGGTCGAACAGATATCTATG ATTCTGATCTCCAAAATATTGCGGAGTGCTGTCCTTCCTTATGTTGTATTAACCTCAATGCATGTACGTCCATAACGGATTCTGGCATATCCATTTTAGTATTGAAATGTGTTGAACTGCATTCAATCTTTGCGTGTGATACTTCATTTGGACACAATTGTGTGCTGTCACTTCGCCGTAATATCTCTAGACTTGACGCTGTGGCAATGAAGATGGCAGACGACACCAATTCATTAGCTTACAAACTTCAAATTCTGCATATAGGAGGCTGTAAAG GTATCAATGAGAATTCTCTTTTGGAGCTTATCTCTCAAACTCAGAGTATAAGAAGTCTTTGTTTGAGGGAAACACAGCTTGTCAACAATTCTCTATATAAATTTCCAGGATCATCACTGGAAATGCTTGATGTATCTGATACTAAG GTTTCTTGCGGTGCAGTGGGTCATGTTGTCCGCGGAAATCCTCTTCTAAAATGTCTGATTGCCAGAGGCTGCAGGCATCTATTACAAGAGGAAAATTATATTCTAGGGAACTCTCCTGTATTATATTATGAGCTTGGGAAGTCCTGCAATTTGGAGGAAATTTCTCTTGGTTGGGGATTCTCGTTCTTTTCATTGGAGGCCCTGCGTCCAGCAATTAAAATGTTGAGGACATTTATTGTTGGTTTAGGTGGATCTTTAGGTGAAGATGGGCTCAAACTGGTACCCACCTTTTGTCCTTGGCTAGAGACCTTGATTCTTTATTTCCAG GTAGTATCTGATTCTGTTGTAAGAAATATATTGGAGACCTTGAAAAACTTGCAAGTCTTAGCTTTATGCTATTGCTTTGGTGAGATTTCCTCATTAAGCTTCCAGTCCAGTGCACCACGTTTGAGGAAATTGAAGCTTGAAAGAGTATCAACTCAGATGACCAATGATGATTTGCTTATCCTTAGTCGGAATTGCATGAACTTAACTGAGCTTTCGCTGGTGGGATGCAAACGTCTTAATTCAG AGTCACAAGATACTATTTCAAATGGCTGGCCAGGGTTGATCTCCCTTCATTTAGAG GACTGTGGTGAAGTAACTGCCCAGGGTGTCACTTCGCTTATGAATTGTCAAGCACTTGAAGATCTTTTACTACGTCATAAT GGACTCGGAATTGACAGAAATTTTATTATCCGAGCTGCTTCAAGG ATGCCACTGCTCCGGAAGGTAGCAGTCGACGTATGTGATGCAAAGGATGGTGACTTTGATCTTCCAGAT TTTCCTGACAGGAACTTCTTATGCATACTGAAGATTGCAAGATGCAATTTAAAAAGACGCTCTTTCGGTTCTACGAAATCCGGAACTTGTACAACTCCAGTGCATGCAGAGACTCTGATACTGACATGGGACAGTAGGAAACTTTCAAGAACTGTGGTCAAGGAAAGATTATAG
- the LOC101243944 gene encoding BTB/POZ domain-containing protein FBL11 isoform X2 — MVERMIWMASCDSFHNVPFELLLTCVKQPCLTVDSEKHLCDAILLWLAANTNPSDRLSSTGDARLEILTEIRTSLLSLPFAAVKRRCPFFSKFAERSVVAICSLAASRSFILADILGGGDCNQLRIRLTEYTKILDLSGCPQINLPLLLLNMLPCSYYLDKLLMKKLNQLSLKLERHADISRISWETFPVLTFEAVQVVDVSNCPMLHLEAAIEFFSKSFPSLTTLKAAYILTFRTMKLYQLLQRCPLLSDIDLTVDSTPVIPAKVSVISSFPAVMLQISTSPNDETCPDVPVFHFSRQLSNITKLILEGRTDIYDSDLQNIAECCPSLCCINLNACTSITDSGISILVLKCVELHSIFACDTSFGHNCVLSLRRNISRLDAVAMKMADDTNSLAYKLQILHIGGCKGINENSLLELISQTQSIRSLCLRETQLVNNSLYKFPGSSLEMLDVSDTKVSCGAVGHVVRGNPLLKCLIARGCRHLLQEENYILGNSPVLYYELGKSCNLEEISLGWGFSFFSLEALRPAIKMLRTFIVGLGGSLGEDGLKLVPTFCPWLETLILYFQVVSDSVVRNILETLKNLQVLALCYCFGEISSLSFQSSAPRLRKLKLERVSTQMTNDDLLILSRNCMNLTELSLVGCKRLNSESQDTISNGWPGLISLHLEDCGEVTAQGVTSLMNCQALEDLLLRHNGLGIDRNFIIRAASRMPLLRKVAVDVCDAKDGDFDLPDFPDRNFLCILKIARCNLKRRSFGSTKSGTCTTPVHAETLILTWDSRKLSRTVVKERL; from the exons ATGGTAGAGAGAATG ATATGGATGGCATCCTGCGACTCATTTCACAATGTCCCTTTTGAATTGTTGCTTACCTGTGTAAAGCAACCTTGTTTGACAGTAGATAG TGAGAAGCATCTTTGTGATGCTATTCTACTATGGCTTGCCGCTAACACCAACCCATCTGATCGTTTGAGCTCCACTGGTGATGCTCGCCTTGAAATTCTAACAGAG ATCCGTACTAGCCTTTTATCATTGCCGTTTGCTGCTG TGAAACGAAGATGCCCCTTCTTCTCAAAGTTTGCAGAAAGAAGTGTGGTTGCTATCTGTAGTTTAGCTGCCTCCCGTTCCTTTATCTTAGCAGACATTCTTGGAGGTGGTGACTGTAATCAGCTCAGGATCCGCTTGACTGAATATACTAAG ATATTGGACCTTTCAGGCTGCCCACAAATTAATCTGCCTCTTCTTCTCCTAAACATGCTTCCCTGTTCCTATTATTTGGACAAATTGCTGATGAAGAAGCTTAATCAGCTTTCACTCAAACTTGAGCGCCATGCGGATATATCTCGGATTTCATGGGAAACATTCCCTGTTTTGACTTTTGAAGCAGTGCAAGTAGTGGATGTTTCAAATTGTCCTATGCTGCATCTTGAAGCTGCCATTGAGTTCTTTTCCAAGTCATTTCCATCCCTAACAACATTAAAAGCTGCTTATATTTTGACCTTCAGGACAATGAAGCTGTACCAATTGTTACAGAGATGTCCACTACTCTCAGACATCGATCTAACAGTGGACAGTACTCCTGTAATACCAGCAAAGGTCTCAGTTATATCTTCATTTCCTGCTGTGATGCTGCAGATATCAACATCTCCCAATGATGAGACATGTCCTGATGTACCAGTATTTCACTTTTCTAGGCAGCTCTCGAATATTACAAAACTCATATTGGAGGGTCGAACAGATATCTATG ATTCTGATCTCCAAAATATTGCGGAGTGCTGTCCTTCCTTATGTTGTATTAACCTCAATGCATGTACGTCCATAACGGATTCTGGCATATCCATTTTAGTATTGAAATGTGTTGAACTGCATTCAATCTTTGCGTGTGATACTTCATTTGGACACAATTGTGTGCTGTCACTTCGCCGTAATATCTCTAGACTTGACGCTGTGGCAATGAAGATGGCAGACGACACCAATTCATTAGCTTACAAACTTCAAATTCTGCATATAGGAGGCTGTAAAG GTATCAATGAGAATTCTCTTTTGGAGCTTATCTCTCAAACTCAGAGTATAAGAAGTCTTTGTTTGAGGGAAACACAGCTTGTCAACAATTCTCTATATAAATTTCCAGGATCATCACTGGAAATGCTTGATGTATCTGATACTAAG GTTTCTTGCGGTGCAGTGGGTCATGTTGTCCGCGGAAATCCTCTTCTAAAATGTCTGATTGCCAGAGGCTGCAGGCATCTATTACAAGAGGAAAATTATATTCTAGGGAACTCTCCTGTATTATATTATGAGCTTGGGAAGTCCTGCAATTTGGAGGAAATTTCTCTTGGTTGGGGATTCTCGTTCTTTTCATTGGAGGCCCTGCGTCCAGCAATTAAAATGTTGAGGACATTTATTGTTGGTTTAGGTGGATCTTTAGGTGAAGATGGGCTCAAACTGGTACCCACCTTTTGTCCTTGGCTAGAGACCTTGATTCTTTATTTCCAG GTAGTATCTGATTCTGTTGTAAGAAATATATTGGAGACCTTGAAAAACTTGCAAGTCTTAGCTTTATGCTATTGCTTTGGTGAGATTTCCTCATTAAGCTTCCAGTCCAGTGCACCACGTTTGAGGAAATTGAAGCTTGAAAGAGTATCAACTCAGATGACCAATGATGATTTGCTTATCCTTAGTCGGAATTGCATGAACTTAACTGAGCTTTCGCTGGTGGGATGCAAACGTCTTAATTCAG AGTCACAAGATACTATTTCAAATGGCTGGCCAGGGTTGATCTCCCTTCATTTAGAG GACTGTGGTGAAGTAACTGCCCAGGGTGTCACTTCGCTTATGAATTGTCAAGCACTTGAAGATCTTTTACTACGTCATAAT GGACTCGGAATTGACAGAAATTTTATTATCCGAGCTGCTTCAAGG ATGCCACTGCTCCGGAAGGTAGCAGTCGACGTATGTGATGCAAAGGATGGTGACTTTGATCTTCCAGAT TTTCCTGACAGGAACTTCTTATGCATACTGAAGATTGCAAGATGCAATTTAAAAAGACGCTCTTTCGGTTCTACGAAATCCGGAACTTGTACAACTCCAGTGCATGCAGAGACTCTGATACTGACATGGGACAGTAGGAAACTTTCAAGAACTGTGGTCAAGGAAAGATTATAG
- the LOC101243944 gene encoding BTB/POZ domain-containing protein FBL11 yields MVERMINMEYHAAIDFIPQLTGYLASNFIWMASCDSFHNVPFELLLTCVKQPCLTVDSEKHLCDAILLWLAANTNPSDRLSSTGDARLEILTEIRTSLLSLPFAAVKRRCPFFSKFAERSVVAICSLAASRSFILADILGGGDCNQLRIRLTEYTKILDLSGCPQINLPLLLLNMLPCSYYLDKLLMKKLNQLSLKLERHADISRISWETFPVLTFEAVQVVDVSNCPMLHLEAAIEFFSKSFPSLTTLKAAYILTFRTMKLYQLLQRCPLLSDIDLTVDSTPVIPAKVSVISSFPAVMLQISTSPNDETCPDVPVFHFSRQLSNITKLILEGRTDIYDSDLQNIAECCPSLCCINLNACTSITDSGISILVLKCVELHSIFACDTSFGHNCVLSLRRNISRLDAVAMKMADDTNSLAYKLQILHIGGCKGINENSLLELISQTQSIRSLCLRETQLVNNSLYKFPGSSLEMLDVSDTKVSCGAVGHVVRGNPLLKCLIARGCRHLLQEENYILGNSPVLYYELGKSCNLEEISLGWGFSFFSLEALRPAIKMLRTFIVGLGGSLGEDGLKLVPTFCPWLETLILYFQVVSDSVVRNILETLKNLQVLALCYCFGEISSLSFQSSAPRLRKLKLERVSTQMTNDDLLILSRNCMNLTELSLVGCKRLNSESQDTISNGWPGLISLHLEDCGEVTAQGVTSLMNCQALEDLLLRHNGLGIDRNFIIRAASRMPLLRKVAVDVCDAKDGDFDLPDFPDRNFLCILKIARCNLKRRSFGSTKSGTCTTPVHAETLILTWDSRKLSRTVVKERL; encoded by the exons ATGGTAGAGAGAATG ATTAACATGGAATATCATGCAGCAATTGATTTTATTCCACAGCTGACTGGTTATCTGGCGAGTAACTTT ATATGGATGGCATCCTGCGACTCATTTCACAATGTCCCTTTTGAATTGTTGCTTACCTGTGTAAAGCAACCTTGTTTGACAGTAGATAG TGAGAAGCATCTTTGTGATGCTATTCTACTATGGCTTGCCGCTAACACCAACCCATCTGATCGTTTGAGCTCCACTGGTGATGCTCGCCTTGAAATTCTAACAGAG ATCCGTACTAGCCTTTTATCATTGCCGTTTGCTGCTG TGAAACGAAGATGCCCCTTCTTCTCAAAGTTTGCAGAAAGAAGTGTGGTTGCTATCTGTAGTTTAGCTGCCTCCCGTTCCTTTATCTTAGCAGACATTCTTGGAGGTGGTGACTGTAATCAGCTCAGGATCCGCTTGACTGAATATACTAAG ATATTGGACCTTTCAGGCTGCCCACAAATTAATCTGCCTCTTCTTCTCCTAAACATGCTTCCCTGTTCCTATTATTTGGACAAATTGCTGATGAAGAAGCTTAATCAGCTTTCACTCAAACTTGAGCGCCATGCGGATATATCTCGGATTTCATGGGAAACATTCCCTGTTTTGACTTTTGAAGCAGTGCAAGTAGTGGATGTTTCAAATTGTCCTATGCTGCATCTTGAAGCTGCCATTGAGTTCTTTTCCAAGTCATTTCCATCCCTAACAACATTAAAAGCTGCTTATATTTTGACCTTCAGGACAATGAAGCTGTACCAATTGTTACAGAGATGTCCACTACTCTCAGACATCGATCTAACAGTGGACAGTACTCCTGTAATACCAGCAAAGGTCTCAGTTATATCTTCATTTCCTGCTGTGATGCTGCAGATATCAACATCTCCCAATGATGAGACATGTCCTGATGTACCAGTATTTCACTTTTCTAGGCAGCTCTCGAATATTACAAAACTCATATTGGAGGGTCGAACAGATATCTATG ATTCTGATCTCCAAAATATTGCGGAGTGCTGTCCTTCCTTATGTTGTATTAACCTCAATGCATGTACGTCCATAACGGATTCTGGCATATCCATTTTAGTATTGAAATGTGTTGAACTGCATTCAATCTTTGCGTGTGATACTTCATTTGGACACAATTGTGTGCTGTCACTTCGCCGTAATATCTCTAGACTTGACGCTGTGGCAATGAAGATGGCAGACGACACCAATTCATTAGCTTACAAACTTCAAATTCTGCATATAGGAGGCTGTAAAG GTATCAATGAGAATTCTCTTTTGGAGCTTATCTCTCAAACTCAGAGTATAAGAAGTCTTTGTTTGAGGGAAACACAGCTTGTCAACAATTCTCTATATAAATTTCCAGGATCATCACTGGAAATGCTTGATGTATCTGATACTAAG GTTTCTTGCGGTGCAGTGGGTCATGTTGTCCGCGGAAATCCTCTTCTAAAATGTCTGATTGCCAGAGGCTGCAGGCATCTATTACAAGAGGAAAATTATATTCTAGGGAACTCTCCTGTATTATATTATGAGCTTGGGAAGTCCTGCAATTTGGAGGAAATTTCTCTTGGTTGGGGATTCTCGTTCTTTTCATTGGAGGCCCTGCGTCCAGCAATTAAAATGTTGAGGACATTTATTGTTGGTTTAGGTGGATCTTTAGGTGAAGATGGGCTCAAACTGGTACCCACCTTTTGTCCTTGGCTAGAGACCTTGATTCTTTATTTCCAG GTAGTATCTGATTCTGTTGTAAGAAATATATTGGAGACCTTGAAAAACTTGCAAGTCTTAGCTTTATGCTATTGCTTTGGTGAGATTTCCTCATTAAGCTTCCAGTCCAGTGCACCACGTTTGAGGAAATTGAAGCTTGAAAGAGTATCAACTCAGATGACCAATGATGATTTGCTTATCCTTAGTCGGAATTGCATGAACTTAACTGAGCTTTCGCTGGTGGGATGCAAACGTCTTAATTCAG AGTCACAAGATACTATTTCAAATGGCTGGCCAGGGTTGATCTCCCTTCATTTAGAG GACTGTGGTGAAGTAACTGCCCAGGGTGTCACTTCGCTTATGAATTGTCAAGCACTTGAAGATCTTTTACTACGTCATAAT GGACTCGGAATTGACAGAAATTTTATTATCCGAGCTGCTTCAAGG ATGCCACTGCTCCGGAAGGTAGCAGTCGACGTATGTGATGCAAAGGATGGTGACTTTGATCTTCCAGAT TTTCCTGACAGGAACTTCTTATGCATACTGAAGATTGCAAGATGCAATTTAAAAAGACGCTCTTTCGGTTCTACGAAATCCGGAACTTGTACAACTCCAGTGCATGCAGAGACTCTGATACTGACATGGGACAGTAGGAAACTTTCAAGAACTGTGGTCAAGGAAAGATTATAG
- the LOC101259598 gene encoding IQ domain-containing protein IQM3-like — translation MEVKTLYSLSTSDFTSHDEHHQFPFSDRRRPECDISISNAAMKVQKVYRSYRTRRMLADSAVVAEVLWWQAIDYARLNHSTVSFFNFLKPETVSSRWNRISLNASKVGKGLSKDAKAQKLAFQHWIEAIDPRHRYGHNLHIYYEEWCKTESGQPFFFWLDLGDGKKVDFEECPRSKLQKQIIKYLGPQEREHYEYIVAEGKIVHEKTGNVLDTTKGLPGAKWIFVMSTSRRLYAGEKKKGLFHHSSFLAGGATSAAGRLVVMDGRVVSISAYSGHYRPTEDRLDSFLSFLNENGVNLDEVEIRKSNEDYESYGDRKSIGSGYTSDFSALSDSPSLADFPKEEKPDVPLKSAQNLVAQTSSHNRSLSGSLQIPIAEMSRTPILRRIHSEKSPKSYQLPLVWSTGAGPRIGCFADFPAEIRWQALELTNLSPRPCSV, via the exons ATGGAAGTGAAAACTCTGTATTCTTTGTCTACTTCTGATTTCACCTCTCATGATGAGCATCATCAGTTTCCTTTTTCCGATCGCCGCCGGCCGGAATGCGACATCTCTATTTCAAATGCCGCCATGAAAGTCCAGAAGGTTTATAGAAGTTATCGTACTCGGCGCATGTTAGCTGACTCTGCCGTGGTTGCTGAAGTTCTCTG GTGGCAAGCTATAGATTATGCTAGATTGAATCACAGTACAGTTTCTTTCTTCAACTTCTTAAAGCCAGAAACCGTGTCTTCCCGGTGGAATCGAATAAGCTTAAATGCTTCCAAG GTTGGTAAAGGTCTGTCCAAAGACGCCAAAGCTCAGAAATTGGCTTTTCAACACTGGATTGAGGCG ATTGACCCACGCCATCGTTATGGGCATAATTTGCATATTTATTATGAAGAATGGTGTAAAACTGAATCTGGTCAGCCCTTCTTCTTTTG GTTGGATCTTGGAGATGGCAAAAAGGTTGATTTCGAAGAATGTCCAAGATCTAAGCTTCAGAAGCAAATTATCAAGTACCTTGGACCT CAAGAGAGAGAACATTATGAATATATTGTTGCTGAAGGAAAAATTGTGCATGAGAAAACTGGAAATGTTCTTGATACAACTAAAGGGTTACCAGGGGCAAAGTGGATTTTTGTGATGAGCACGTCAAGAAGACTCTATGCTGGTGAG AAAAAGAAAGGATTGTTTCATCATTCCAGCTTTCTTGCTGGTGGAGCTACTTCAGCTGCTGGAAGACTAGTGGTAATGGATGGAAGAGTTGTg TCTATTTCAGCATATAGTGGACATTATCGCCCAACAGAAGATAGGCTTGACAGCTTTTTATCATTTCTTAATGAAAATGGGGTCAACCTGGATGAAGTTGAG ATAAGAAAATCAAATGAAGACTATGAAAGCTATGGAGACAGAAAATCTATTGGAAGTGGCTATACATCTGATTTTTCAGCTCTATCAGATTCTCCTTCTCTAGCTGATTTTCCAAAGGAAGAGAAACCAGATGTTCCCTTGAAATCAGCCCAAAATCTGGTAGCTCAAACGAGTAGCCATAACCGATCCCTCTCAGGCAGTCTTCAGATCCCAATAGCAGAGATGTCAAGGACTCCAATACTACGAAGGATTCATTCCGAGAAGTCTCCAAAGTCCTATCAACTTCCCTTGGTGTGGTCAACAGGTGCTGGACCAAGAATTGGCTGTTTTGCTGACTTCCCTGCTGAGATTAGATGGCAGGCTTTGGAACTGACTAACCTCTCACCTAGACCTTGTTCTGTATGA